From the Caldicellulosiruptoraceae bacterium PP1 genome, the window CCTTTATTTCAACAAATGTTGAAACAAACCCATAATATAAGCTGCTACTAAAACTCTTTTGTGAAATATAAGGTGCTATACCTACTCTTTTTGATTTAGTAATAGGGTCATATTTAGGGAACATATCAAACGAATAGATCTTATTATTACGTTCTACATCAATTGTTAGCTTAGAATCCTTTTTTATTAAATTATGAATTGCCAATTCAAAGCTTACTTGATCCCATATATATATTGGTGAATTATCAATTTTTACAATTTTATCACCAGGTCTTATTCCTGCTTGGTAAGCTGGCATATTTTTCTCTACGTTTTTTATTACATTAGTTCCAAATCCAAAGGCATAGCCAAAATAAAGCATTATTCCTATTGCTAATACAAAATTCATTATTGGACCCATCAATACCATTAAAATTCTTTTATATACTGAACTATTGTTTAAGGCTCTTGGATGGTCAACATCTTTATCTTCACCTAAAGGCTTTACATAGCCACCTATCCAAAATAATCTGACAGAATATTCTGTTTCCTTTCCTTTTATGCTAAAGAGCTTTGGACCAAATCCTATTGCAAACTCTTCAACATAAATGCCTGAAAGTTTGCACACTATGAAGTGTCCAAATTCATGAATCAAAATAACAACAGAAATTGCAATAATGGATATTATTAAAGTCAATTCTAAAACCACCTTTCTAATTTCTCAATAACATACCTTCTTGCCCAGTTATCAACAATTAAAATATCTTCTATATTTTCAATTTTATTTCCTTGGTAATCATTTAATGCTGATTCAATTACGTCCGCA encodes:
- the rseP gene encoding RIP metalloprotease RseP, translated to MTLIISIIAISVVILIHEFGHFIVCKLSGIYVEEFAIGFGPKLFSIKGKETEYSVRLFWIGGYVKPLGEDKDVDHPRALNNSSVYKRILMVLMGPIMNFVLAIGIMLYFGYAFGFGTNVIKNVEKNMPAYQAGIRPGDKIVKIDNSPIYIWDQVSFELAIHNLIKKDSKLTIDVERNNKIYSFDMFPKYDPITKSKRVGIAPYISQKSFSSSLYYGFVSTFVEIKETLYSLGLMLGGKVSFKEVMGPVGMVKTMGQAANAGFKKDFLSGVINVLWLMQLISVNLGVMNLIPFPALDGSRFIFYLYEAVMGKPFNREKEAMIHTIGFFILLLLIVLITFNDIKNIFILG